atgttttcatGGACAATCTATGAGTCATTAAATCTCGTCCAACATTTTTGTAGAAACAATTTCATGATTTTGGATAGAATCTTTTCGTTCTTTCATAGTGTAGTTATATTGTTGAACACGGAATAATCTACTAGTTTTTGTCAAACAATGTTTAAACTAGGTGTCTTGCCCGCATATGCGAACTTAAtcgttttacaaatatttattagtttattttttattaattcaaaaaccaacataataacttattatttatgttttcaaaaaaattaaatcaaacatatatatatgacaaaaatctaattaaatatatacgtttaattaaaatttattaaagataacattgactttaaccactgaatttattataattgttttatagtttatttttaaattttataattgaaaaatatgttttaagataacaaaacaatatataagaattatcttattttttaaaaagttaatattattaataaaaattcgtttttgattatataattaattatatataaaattcattaagggtattatagatattaaccgctctaacttttaacgtgagagttcgatttcaaaattttatttcgcaaataatagtatagatagttTGGGATGAGATTATGTAGTAGAGAAATGTCCAACATATTTCACATTCGATCTAGGAGACTAATGATAATACAAAAACTCATATTGTTTATGGACGCCTACACATATATAAACCTTTTATTTACAAcccatttatatatttaaaaagaagGTTTATCCATATACTGCATTTCTCATCGGAGATTAGactgaatttttttgtttgggatACCCATATTAATCAAAAAAGATGTTTATCATTTTATATTGTTCTTTGACTATTTACATATGTTCTCACTTATGACACTATTTGAAACATATAGCTCGTATCTCGCTCGTTTGAATGATTAAAAAGCCTGAGCTGTGGCCGGCCTATATGCCTCTATACTATCAGATTTCTCTTCTCTACTGCATTTTAAAATCTGTGTTTGTAAACTTTGTATTATATACATGCTATTCACCAACTGTTACAACTAGGAacttttttctagttttttgtACACCATCGTATCAACTTGAGTTGCTTAAACAGAGAGTGAGATTTTTCacgcaaaaataaagagaaatatggttttaaaatttttattatggtTGGGatattaataacattttttttttaatttttaatgatatacatgtttttaatgTTGAGAGTTTAAGGCCGTTGTTTTTGATATTGATATTTAATAGAAAAGGGGAGTACAATTTACGTCTACGGAATTCTATGTCTATGCTAATTTCAGGATTTTCATAAGATTCCGTGATGCAAATCACTAGCAGTTTAATCTACGGAGCACAAAGCCATTAACGAACTAAGTAACAATAAGATATAAAACTTAGTAGTACTATTCAAACCAAAATCAATTTACACTAATTTTGTTGAATATCTCAAATTGCTTTCAAACATAGATGTAAGTCCAAATCGTGGCCTCAATTTCAGGAATATGCATACTCTCCAATATATTTATGCGGTAGAAATACGAAAACGACAACAATCTTTCTCCCCCGAAATGTTAGCCTCTGCCATTAAAAATGATGGTTTGATTCAGCACAAAGCGGACTATTTAATATGATTATATTCTTAAACCACCAAGTTTTGCTGGTCCAATAaagtgtaaataatatattaaatataagtGGGTAACTGGTAGctaaaatagaaagtataaataaacttaaaagaaatattaaaaactaatttaCGTCTTTATCATTATTATTTCAACTTTTAAATAACGATTAGATGATTAATGGAGATATAGTTTGTATACATTGTATGATACATTAATAGAAAATGTGCTTATTGATTTAGATGATCTGAATCAATCCAACCAATAGCCAAATCAATTTCAAAATGTTACCGATTGATCCAATTGAAGtagataaaccaaaaaaaaaactaaaaacctcACATTTGTTTAGAAACTCTGATTCGGCGAAAGATCGCGTTCGTAGTTTTGCCTCTTATTATAATTCGTTCAGAAACTCTTATTCGGTTAAAAGTCGCATCCTAGTTATGCCCCTTATATTATTATTGTATCTTAGTACTTTCCAACGTCAAACTAACATGAATCATTGGACTTATTATTTGATCAATGATTGAATAACCATACTTTCACGGAAATGTTTACGCCTTAAAAATCAAACTAACCGTAAGATGAGTGGAGACAAATTGAGTATCTGATAGTAAGTAATAGTAgtagaaaagagagagagagagagaagtgggTTACTTAGTGGCTTAATTAACGGATGGCATTGTTGGTCTTCTGTCTTGTTATGTGTTGCCGTTTGGAAACAGGAATTAGATGGCCTCCACTAAACCTTGTTTCAAGAGACTTATTTTAATCTAGTTATTTATGATAGTTttgatataaatgtattttatattgtttaatgGTTGTTAGCTCTCTTTATTTAAATGGAacggtttgatttttttgtttgtaacacAAATGGAACGGTTTAATATTACTATTAATTGGTATATAGGAGTAATGACGTCCCCAAAAAAACTTATGTTCATATCTTTGTCTTTAGAGCATTtccaatgtaaaattttatttttttcaaattataataaaaataaaaataaagtaaaattgtTCCAATccaactttatattttattccataataaaataataaataaacaaaaaataaattattttatttatggagtAAACGAGTAAACTCCATTATTAAATGAGATACGGAGTTAGGTCGGAGATGCCCTTAGCCTTTGGTCCTTACCCATGAGTCATGACTAATATAATAAAGTCCCAGAACACATATTTCGTCACAAGTGTACTACATATTTGGTCGAGGTTCAACATTTATGTGGCTAATCTGCTAAATAGCTAAATCGGTTTAAACATAGaatgttttttctttggttGCGTGTAATTTTAATCGTTAGTAAGATATGGGCAAAGTCAAGAATATGGACCACAAATCAACTTCCGTTGAATAGTAGAAtcctaaaaaaaatcagagagaaaTACACACGCATAAGTCTACATATACATCACACTCgtacaacaaaaaaacaaatcacgTGATGTGAAATACATTGAAAATACATCTTTATATTGAATCAACGAGCAGAGAGAAGATCGTCGTCACTTGATGAATGGCTCTGGAAACAAGTCTTTTACTCTTGGATTAATGTCCAGAactgaaatttaatttttaaactaaaaattaaagacAGGCATATGTATTGAAAAACGTGAAGCTAAATGCCGCAATTCTagaaaaatgttaaacaaaaaaaattctcgtATTATTTAAGGTAGGTCTAATAGAGCCAGGCATTCTACAGCTCGCTGCTGTGATATGTTAGCAGGGCCGTttcttattaataaatgatcaaatatatattctaaGGTCGGTCTTTCTAGTACTTGGAGCTGAATCAATCCTTCTAGAAGCTGCCTGGGGATACCGTGCCGCCTGGGGATACCGTGCCGCCTGGGGATCCCGAGTTGCTTGTGGTACTTTGACGGGAAGACTTGTGGCCTGATTGATAGTTGACAGAACCTGCATAATTAGTTGATCCTGTTTTACCTGAAAATGATCTACCAAAAGAGCTTCCTCCTTCCGTTGAAGACGCAGGCCCACCAGCCATGCCAATTCCAGGGCCAGTGCCAGCGACAGGGACAGTACCCGTGCCAGGGAGAGTGCCAGTGCCAGGGACAGTGCCCGTGCCAGGGACAGGGACAGTGCCAGCGATAGGGACAGTGCCAGGGACAGTGCCAGTGCCAGGGACAGTGCCCGTGCCAGTGGTTCCGGTCATGAAGTTTCCACTGGTAGAACTTCCAGTTTTGGTGTTAGAGCTTCCAGTAGTTGAGGTAGAAGTTGAACCTCCGGTGGCCACATTGTCATCAATGCCATCGATTCCTAGGGATTTTATGTCAATAGATTTTCCACTCTTCGATGCGGAACTGACAACAACTTGACCAATCACTCGTGCCCATTGCACAAGAGACGTGAGCAACAATTGTCTTTGTCCGCTTGTCATTTCCGTTGAACTGCTACTCGTTTGTGAGGTCAAAGTCTTTCCCATCGTCATTAACACATCCATAACCTTGCTGGTGTCCACCTGATCACCAATTTAATGAAATCAAGATTTTACCAAACCATGCCATTTTCTAATAATAACTTGCCtgattacattttaaaatactaCTGAATTTTGACATGCGTTTTAAgaacacaaaattattttaacaaatattaacattttaccGACGATCCGCTGCTACCACCCAGTGCAGACAGAGCACTTTGGACGCCCTCAGCTTTCCCTTTCAAGTCAACATTCGACCCCGAACTTATTGCGCCCACGTAAGACCTTAAATTTCCAAATAAGTTCTTGTACTCAGGCTTCAATGGGGACTTAAACTCCAACAGGTTCACAAACTTCAGCATACCCTTGCAAGCGAACGGCCTAAGCCCCCTGGATCTTCTGGGAATTTTTCTCAGGAAGTGCCTTAATAAAAACGTCCCTTGCACTTCATAGACCGTACTTAGTGCTACTAGTAACAATAGACATACCGCCGACGAAATTCTTgccatttttgtttgttttgttttttttttaaatttttttttgtttgttttgaagttttacaATTACTAAGAAGCAGTTTATAAGATCTTTCAATGGTGTCTAAATTTATGTGCCTAAGAGAAAAGGGTGGATCGATTCAAGGCCGCGAGAGAAAAGCACAAGCTGTTCTCATATGTTTCGCATTCTACTTGGACAGAAATTTATGTTGCTCTCCGTTTTTTACTTATCATTCTATTTCTGGAAAGAAGTTTCTTTTCTCATTAGAAATGAAATAATCTAATGCAATTAACAATTGGTGACAACACAAAGTTCAGATGGTGTAAAGCCAAAGTAATTTATTTCATACTGTTTTCTTATAAACCAAAGCATTTTATAATacttgataaaattatattcgtGCCGCATGATTCTTATTCGTATGAAGTACACACGTTTAAAATTTTCAaggttaaaaagaaaattcaagGTTAAAATTAATACTTagatatttattattgttattttgtcaaaggatttcaaaatttataaggtAAATGAgtcttttaaaagaaaaatatgcaAATACGGTCCATTTATTCTTGTCTTCTGAACCCCCGGGCTCGCTTTATTTGCTAGGTTTATGAAAGCACCAAACTCAGAATACTATTGGGGTTATGTAAAGATTAatgaatcttatttttttttaaatgtgtgtaattaaaaatataaaattttatataaataatttggaTTAATCCACCAATTACCAATTGATATTGAATTTGAATTCCATTAAACTTAACACGATATTATAGCCACAAAAACCTTAATACTAAAAAATGCTTGGTAATCAATCCACACACTTATATAATTCGGCTAAAAAATGGCTTGTGTTCTCGGGTTTGATAATGATGTTATTAATGGTTAGAACCATTATCTCAAAAGGGAGTATTGAAATTATGTAAAGATTGATGAGCCATTGGCCCCTAATATgtataagaatataaatttttacattgaaaatttggatgaaacaaaaatgatatataatagACTTGGACCAAATTgtcaattagttttgaattaaaaatccatgaaacttaaaaaaaacactcgTGTTATGTTTCAATCTCTACTTTGGCTTCCAATGTTTTCTTAGATGCATACAATGAAATCCTGGAAGTTAAAGATGATAAGATAtcttttatcatttatttttgtcaCAAGCCTTATTcatttagaagaagaaaattattcaaaatccTTTTTATAGGAATCACTCGCTTCTGTATGTAACATACAGAGCGGTTACATTCTATCTGTATTGTCTTACAGAGTTATTACATGCATACGTCGGTCTTTAGCTAGACACTGCTGGCCTATACCGATCTTagttttatatacaaaaaaaatatatctgatAGTTTAGCtactaattataataaataaatatttggcaTTACTGGATTGTCATTCCTGCTGATTTTCCGCGTATTAGTACGTACAGCTTCTTAATTGGTCTTGAGCCTACCCATACCGTTCTCCTGCTGGGTCTGTTGCTGGGTCTGCTGCTGGGTCTGTTGCTGGGTCTGTTGCTGAGAAGAAGCAGCGGTCTCTTTCTTAGATGAGGCCATGGTCTGCTTCTGAGACTGCTGAGAAGCAGCGGTCTCTTGCTTAGATGAAGACGAGCTTGAAGAAGCAGCAGTCTCGACAAACTGGGTTGTGACTTGTTCAATCTTTGACATGGTCTTCTTAATCTCTGTCTCTTTTGTCGATGATACTTTCTGTTCGCCCACGATTTGGCTGTTGAGATTTTGAAATTGTTGAAGATTCTTGATCAATTGTTGTTGGGTAGTCTGGATGGTGCTCTTCATCTACCGTACGTACCACAAggtaaaaatattgaaatgtaTTAATtcttgataataataataataaaaaaaaggggAATAATAAAAGTTGTATAAATTAGGTACCTCTGCTGATTTGCTAAATCTTGAACCGACGAAAGTCATGGCATCAGATAGTTTACCAGTGGTTGATTTGGCTGTATTAGTATATTCTTGTTCGGACTTGGTGGAAGAAACCCTTGAGGAGGCAGTCATGGAAGCCTTGAGCTTCTCGAAGAAGGGTTTGAGTTCTGCCTTTTGTGCAAACCTCTTCTCAAGTCCTGATATGAATGACATTGTTTCTTGTGAAGTCTCTTTCTCGATTTCTGTCACTGATGTGGTCGATGATGACTTTGAGCTCGCGGTTTTCTTCGATTCTTGGTTCGTGGAAGCAGCACTTCCTCTGCTTGCAGCGTTGGATTGTTGTTGGTTCGTGGAAGCAGCAGCACTTCCACTTCCTCTGCTGCTTCCAGCGTTGGATTGTTGGTTCACGGAGCCAGCAGCGTTTCCGGTTCCTTTGACAGAGGTTTTCTCCTTAGCAGCAGTGGGGCTTCCTCTCGGGCTTCCTGCGGTTTTATCCTTACCAGCAGTGGGACTTCCTCTCGGGCTTCCCGCAGATCCACCTGTCGTGTCTCTGAAAGCTGCACCAGCTTTGGTCGAGGAGGCTTCTTTGGTTTTGGCTGATGAAGTAGCAGCCTTCTGCTCATTCTTCTCAGCCTTCTGCTCATTCTTCTCAGCCTTCTTCTCAGCCTTCTCAGCCTTCTTCTCA
This genomic interval from Brassica napus cultivar Da-Ae chromosome A6, Da-Ae, whole genome shotgun sequence contains the following:
- the LOC106352348 gene encoding putative per-hexamer repeat protein 5; its protein translation is MARISSAVCLLLLVALSTVYEVQGTFLLRHFLRKIPRRSRGLRPFACKGMLKFVNLLEFKSPLKPEYKNLFGNLRSYVGAISSGSNVDLKGKAEGVQSALSALGGSSGSSVDTSKVMDVLMTMGKTLTSQTSSSSTEMTSGQRQLLLTSLVQWARVIGQVVVSSASKSGKSIDIKSLGIDGIDDNVATGGSTSTSTTGSSNTKTGSSTSGNFMTGTTGTGTVPGTGTVPGTVPIAGTVPVPGTGTVPGTGTLPGTGTVPVAGTGPGIGMAGGPASSTEGGSSFGRSFSGKTGSTNYAGSVNYQSGHKSSRQSTTSNSGSPGGTVSPGGTVSPGSF
- the LOC106350844 gene encoding serine-rich adhesin for platelets-like, with amino-acid sequence MARISLALCLMLVVTSSVIYEARGHFLLKDYLKTKFPSKSSEFTPYVNRGLTEFLTDLERFCPPTPEFKSFFTEFKSFFSSIETSSSTSQNVDVEKKGDGLFKAVSAITGGAGQQSAEAGSFKSTMISMAKTLVEQKKSTTTITSTEKKTLVTSMVQWTKTIATTVKTACEKKGKKIDINSFGLNVDVNSVMTVSESRQSSSSSSKSSHESSSKSSTYAARAETAASAKAKETSGARAETGATAKAKETTGAKAEKDEKAEKKAEKKAEKAEKKAEKNEQKAEKNEQKAATSSAKTKEASSTKAGAAFRDTTGGSAGSPRGSPTAGKDKTAGSPRGSPTAAKEKTSVKGTGNAAGSVNQQSNAGSSRGSGSAAASTNQQQSNAASRGSAASTNQESKKTASSKSSSTTSVTEIEKETSQETMSFISGLEKRFAQKAELKPFFEKLKASMTASSRVSSTKSEQEYTNTAKSTTGKLSDAMTFVGSRFSKSAEMKSTIQTTQQQLIKNLQQFQNLNSQIVGEQKVSSTKETEIKKTMSKIEQVTTQFVETAASSSSSSSKQETAASQQSQKQTMASSKKETAASSQQQTQQQTQQQTQQQTQQENGMGRLKTN